The following are from one region of the Cytobacillus firmus genome:
- a CDS encoding tetratricopeptide repeat protein, which yields MDKVNKIITLLENGHHEEALESYQQILLDGSHEERFLLAEELFQYGFLEESKALYERLLEAYPEEGELLVLLAETHIDLGNEEEAILVLERINEHDPSFPQSLLLLADLYQMDGLFEVSEQKLLKAKEILPDEIIVDFALGELYAEQGRFLEAKRIYEKVLRKEEIIAGINVNQRLADILSAGGAFEEALPYYEKALDDKLEINTLFSYAFTALQAGFNRTAIEKLTELKELDPEYHSLYLYLAQAYEREEEAASGLEAVKEGLKQDEFNKELFFYGGKLALKTGNEKESEDMFRQALALDPEYVQAAILLNKLLLQQERYEDVIEITEMLNELEEPQLLWDSAVAFQHLEEYSEALNKYQLAYTFFKQQQDFLSDYGYFLAEEGKREEAAEIFNTLTKLEPGNEEYLDVLQRLTDDFLD from the coding sequence ATGGATAAAGTAAATAAAATCATTACTCTTTTAGAAAACGGTCATCATGAAGAAGCGTTGGAGAGCTATCAGCAAATACTGCTGGATGGTTCTCATGAAGAAAGGTTCCTGCTGGCTGAAGAACTGTTCCAGTACGGGTTCCTTGAGGAATCAAAAGCCTTATATGAACGGCTTCTGGAAGCATATCCGGAAGAAGGAGAACTGCTCGTTCTGCTGGCTGAAACACATATTGATCTTGGAAATGAAGAGGAAGCCATCCTTGTCCTTGAAAGAATAAATGAACATGATCCGAGCTTTCCGCAGTCGCTTCTCTTATTAGCAGACCTTTATCAGATGGATGGTCTATTTGAGGTCAGCGAACAAAAGCTCCTGAAAGCAAAAGAAATATTGCCTGATGAGATAATTGTAGATTTTGCCCTGGGTGAACTTTATGCAGAGCAGGGTCGGTTCCTGGAAGCAAAGCGGATTTATGAAAAAGTTCTCAGGAAAGAGGAAATCATTGCAGGCATAAATGTAAATCAGAGATTGGCGGATATTCTCAGTGCAGGCGGAGCATTTGAAGAAGCCCTTCCATATTACGAAAAAGCGCTTGATGACAAACTGGAGATTAATACCCTTTTCAGTTATGCTTTTACAGCGCTTCAAGCCGGCTTTAACCGTACAGCCATTGAAAAATTGACTGAACTGAAGGAGCTGGATCCCGAGTATCATTCACTGTATTTATACCTTGCTCAGGCATACGAGCGGGAGGAAGAAGCCGCGAGCGGCCTGGAAGCAGTCAAGGAAGGCTTGAAACAGGACGAATTTAACAAAGAGCTATTCTTCTATGGCGGGAAGCTTGCCTTGAAAACTGGCAATGAAAAAGAATCCGAAGATATGTTCAGGCAGGCTCTTGCACTGGATCCCGAATATGTCCAGGCAGCGATTCTTTTAAATAAACTTCTCCTCCAGCAGGAAAGATATGAAGATGTAATCGAAATTACTGAAATGCTGAACGAGCTGGAAGAGCCCCAGCTATTATGGGATTCAGCCGTTGCCTTTCAGCATTTAGAGGAATATTCAGAGGCATTAAACAAATATCAGCTTGCATATACTTTCTTTAAACAGCAGCAGGATTTTCTTTCAGATTACGGATATTTTTTAGCAGAGGAAGGAAAAAGGGAAGAGGCTGCCGAAATTTTTAATACATTAACCAAACTGGAGCCTGGCAATGAGGAATATCTGGATGTGCTGCAGCGACTCACGGATGATTTTCTTGATTAA